The Drosophila bipectinata strain 14024-0381.07 chromosome 2L, DbipHiC1v2, whole genome shotgun sequence genome has a segment encoding these proteins:
- the dbf gene encoding uncharacterized protein dbf, whose translation MWTRKYKPRPLRHLPVVHEQIVMQCARNLVRVAAALPQPQPRCPTGHIPVLVELRRTDDAEIYLYQVNIMPASWPADNSLEGGQSDEHLPIVAHAGSIKASKRPPCPMHGNSVPDAATAIECWSPPSNSSSTTSITSSDSSFLAPMVFRQNSMHVVSGRNDSPAAENISTFCEAAVSAEATDPIRAHFMATLFQQQRSPLYYSEIWLQEGSNRPRVQIPPPGNTTRALMPPPENNSFQITPPGNTTRALMPPPENNSNNIGSVRRPRPINGLRQTAAATMKDRMIAELCLDTNGEYVKNEVLQTPINGFAPFPITPAGLPKLPLNSINGHRGSGYVSEEHTGGAIIKNGFITGEQISAYSDQDKVMWLRSHNTQLGQTQETGSYQTMVPLPVQCQGHIQNSTAMNFEGSGDSSEKSRLASETDPAATSTEPSGRYPIELRTLFRWNYCSLCRTSMRTVRNAVDHYSSRAHDRRVSSWLVRQCVAQAKISGIGVGPNGGVGDELGMTSGIGPVGGCRSTSVTGSARDEVLHYLNTTRPADFYCDLCDLKLTSMMHAQQHFFGKRHRLVAQNQTKPNGGGYYDLEGRWVRTDAKGLMCELCDVSITSETQMALHMSGTRHQRMVYSHYANGGGGTLIMGGIGNVYGGAGGGGAVSGGVTSFNGSHMYRVNANGTLAPFSSHEVPVFINQTPTSLSKTSVTPALKATTISVPNLCYLPPRPFNEQNTAFYCDACNVPLNHLKSVKQHEDGRLHRRNLHRRPARTVILN comes from the exons ATGTGGACGCGCAAATACAAGCCGCGGCCTTTGCGCCATTTACCTGTAGTCCATGAGCAGATCGTGATGCAGTGCGCCCGAAACCTTGTCCGGGTGGCAGCTGCTCTGCCGCAGCCCCAGCCTCGATGTCCAACCGGCCATATTCCTGTCCTGGTGGAGCTCCGCCGCACTGACGATGCAGAAATCTACCTCTACCAGGTGAACATAATGCCCGCTAGTTGGCCCGCTGATAACTCCTTAGAGGGAGGACAATCGGACGAACATCTTCCGATAGTTGCTCATGCCGGATCCATCAAGGCCTCTAAGCGCCCACCTTGCCCCATGCATGGCAATTCGGTGCCGGATGCGGCGACTGCCATCGAATGCTGGTCTCCGCCAAgtaacagcagcagcaccaccagcatcACCAGCTCTGACTCAAGCTTCTTGGCCCCCATGGTGTTTAGACAGAACTCGATGCATGTGGTTAGCGGGAGGAACGATTCACCCGCCGCCGAGAATATCTCCACCTTTTGCGAAGCAGCCGTGTCCGCAGAGGCAACGGATCCGATACGAGCACACTTCATGGCCACCCTCTTCCAGCAGCAACGCAGTCCGCTGTACTACTCCGAGATATGGCTACAGGAGGGTTCCAATCGTCCCAGAGTTCAGATCCCTCCACCCGGAAACACCACTCGTGCACTGATGCCGCCCCCGGAAAACAACAGTTTTCAGATCACTCCACCGGGAAACACCACTCGTGCACTGATGCCGCCCCCggaaaacaacagcaacaatattGGTTCTGTTCGTAGGCCGCGGCCCATCAACGGATTGCGGCAGACTGCGGCGGCGACGATGAAAGACCGCATGATCGCCGAACTCTGCTTGGACACCAACGGAGAGTACGTAAAGAACGAGGTCCTACAGACCCCGATCAACGGCTTTGCCCCATTTCCAATAACGCCCGCCGGGCTCCCCAAACTACCTCTGAACAGCATCAACGGCCATAGGGGCTCCGGCTATGTGAGCGAGGAGCACACAGGTGGCGCAATCATTAAGAACGGCTTCATAACCGGGGAACAAATATCAGCTTACTCAGATCAGGACAAGGTTATGTGGTTGCGCAGTCATAACACCCAGTTGGGACAGACGCAGGAAACAGGCTCCTACCAGACGATGGTTCCCCTCCCGGTCCAATGTCAAGGCCATATTCAAAACTCCACCGCCATGAATTTCGAGGGATCTGGAGATTCCTCGGAAAAATCACGCCTGGCCAGTGAAACAG aTCCAGCAGCAACCTCGACAGAGCCCAGCGGCCGCTACCCAATCGAGCTGCGGACCCTGTTTCGCTGGAACTATTGCAGCCTATGCCGCACGTCTATGCGGACCGTACGCAACGCAGTGGATCACTACTCATCGCGGGCCCACGACCGGCGGGTCAGCTCCTGGCTAGTGCGCCAGTGCGTCGCCCAGGCGAAAATATCAGGCATAGGCGTGGGGCCAAACGGTGGCGTTGGAGATGAACTGGGCATGACCTCTGGCATTGGACCGGTAGGCGGATGCCGGAGCACAAGTGTTACCGGCAGTGCAAGGGATGAGGTGTTGCACTATCTGAACACCACCCGCCCTGCAGACTTCTACTGCGACCTGTGTGACCTAAAGTTGACGTCCATGATGCACGCCCAGCAGCATTTTTTCGGAAAGCGCCACCGCCTGGTAGCCCAGAACCAGACAAAGCCCAACGGCGGTGGGTACTACGACCTGGAGGGGCGGTGGGTGCGCACCGATGCCAAGGGGCTGATGTGCGAACTCTGTGACGTGAGCATCACCTCGGAGACCCAGATGGCATTGCACATGTCCGGGACACGTCACCAGCGGATGGTGTACTCGCACTACGCGAATGGTGGAGGCGGTACCCTGATCATGGGCGGAATTGGAAATGTCTATGGAGGTGCTGGTGGCGGAGGTGCCGTTTCTGGTGGAGTTACCTCATTCAATGGCAGCCACATGTATCGCGTAAATGCCAACGGGACACTGGCACCCTTTAGCTCGCACGAAGTTCCAGTTTTCATCAATCAGACCCCCACCTCCCTGTCTAAGACATCAGTTACGCCTGCTCTTAAGGCCACTACCATCTCGGTGCCGAATCTGTGTTACCTTCCGCCACGCCCTTTTAACGAGCAGAACACCGCCTTCTACTGCGATGCATGCAACGTACCGCTGAACCATCTGAAGTCGGTGAAGCAGCACGAGGACGGGCGGTTGCACCGACGAAATTTGCATCGAAGACCCGCAAGAACGGTGATTCTAAATTGA
- the LOC108126988 gene encoding accessory gland protein Acp36DE isoform X1, which translates to MLTDFYKALCALVFLSAVVSGVVLDPRPLGPDIGFNPGFGPLGPLTPGGFIRGSQLVDYYKEPQYTILNDQSQSQTQTQSQSQNQLLNKKDYLLDQPIYYDVLPRSQAQQQSQSQSQSQALAQAEAEENSLNQIQSQTQSQAQEQYLQDLQALSQSQSQSQSQSQSQSQSQSQAQAQAQAQAQAQAQAQAQAQAQAQAQAQAQASLLNQIQSQSQSQSQSQSQTQTQTQQNILRQILGQYQSQQQIQFIRDLIQHSELEKETQLKLQEQYLIELQVQIQEQTYRQSVLWAKALAFAQYIRKLKIQAQAEAQAHASAQARAELKVTTLDRAKTREKVRADAAAAALARHQALAQSRAQSQGYIYAEAFAQLQALRQARSLAIDRFFRLSRTEVRAQATALALQKTLAKARAELQVKLLEELKNRILEERRRIVIVRQPVRKIILPKYVEKTKYVILPNTIESNQQQKQEQTQINTQGGGQNQKQIQTQTQTNSKIRNGQGNIIILNPETARRPNIVVINPSGGSNLAHQHQEQTQINSQGSSLADQHQQQRQTQTQLNSQGSNLALQHQRQTQSQLNSQGGGLQHQKQTQSQTQSNLQAESQYQAQSQAQEESQSQSQTQTQSNMQHDIKGIYSPMPLHQKQLQSQSQSQSEAQSGSQAQSQAQSQKALNDQDEIIDLSMYRSLNPKQLQLQNQSQHQKQREALVPKERGRGPMLTLQDDISADSKLNTVGLITKYGYPSETHYFNTPDGYTLCLHRIPRKGGKAVLLVHGVMSSSASWVQFGPANGLAYILHRKGYDVWMLNTRGNIYSRKHVDGRLPPRKYWDFSFHEIGKYDLPSTIDFIQMKTSVPEVNYIGHSQGSTAFFVMCSEHPRYASKVQLMQALSPTVYMRDNRSPVLKFLGMFKGKFSMLLNLLGGYEISAKNRLIRQFKNHICSQSEVGSSICGIFDFVLCGFDWKGFNKTLTPIVAAHASQGASAKQIYHYAQLQDDLHFHRFDHGEVLNKLRYASREPPAYNLSQVLSKVVIHHGDGDWLGADSDVAHLKLQLPNLIESRKVDYDGFSHFDFTLSKDVRPLVYEHVLRHLQNAHVHDDWEYFR; encoded by the exons ATGCTGACTGATTTCTACAAGGCGCTTTGTGCGCTAGTTTTCCTAAGTGCAGTCGTTTCTGGTGTTGTATTAGATCCAAGACCACTTGGACCAGATATAGGATTTAATCCAGGATTTGGACCACTTGGACCATTAACACCAGGAGGATTTATTAGAGGTAGTCAATTAG ttGATTATTATAAGGAGCCGCAATATACAATATTGAACGATCAATCCCAGTCGCAAACTCAAACCCAATCACAATCTCAAAATCAATTGTTAAATAAAAAGGATTATCTACTGGATCAACCTATTTATTACGATGTTCTACCGCGGTCACAAGCACAGCAACAAAGTCAATCTCAATCTCAATCTCAAGCTCTGGCTCAGGCTGAAGCTGAAGAAAATTCTCTTAATCAAATCCAAAGCCAGACTCAATCACAAGCCCAGGAGCAATATCTCCAAGATCTTCAAGCGCTTtctcagtctcagtctcaATCTCAATCTCAATCACAGTCTCAATCACAGTCACAGTCACAAGCTCAAGCCCAAGCACAAGCCCAGGCTCAAGCACAAGCCCAAGCCCAAGCTCAGGCTCAAGCCCAAGCTCAAGCACAAGCTCAGGCTCAAGCCAGTTTATTGAATCAAATTCAAAGCCAGTCTcaatcgcaatcgcaatcACAGTCGcagacacagacacagacacaACAAAATATTCTAAGACAAATCCTAGGCCAGTACCAATCGCAACAACAGATCCAATTTATACGAGATCTTATACAGCATTCCGAACTAGAGAAAGAAACCCAATTAAAATTGCAGGAGCAATATCTAATAGAACTGCAAGTGCAGATACAGGAACAAACTTACAGACAGAGTGTGTTATGGGCTAAGGCGCTGGCCTTTGCTCAATATATAAGGAAGCTAAAGATCCAGGCTCAAGCTGAAGCCCAGGCTCATGCGTCGGCCCAAGCTAGAGCTGAACTTAAGGTTACTACTCTGGATCGGGCAAAAACTAGGGAAAAGGTTAGGGCTGAcgctgcagctgcagctcTGGCAAGGCATCAAGCCCTGGCACAATCTCGGGCCCAATCTCAAGGTTATATTTATGCGGAAGCATTTGCTCAGCTACAAGCTCTTAGGCAGGCACGATCTCTAGCTATAGACCGATTCTTCAGACTATCCCGAACGGAAGTAAGAGCTCAAGCCACCGCCCTAGCCCTACAGAAAACTCTTGCCAAAGCAAGAGCTGAATTGCAGGTTAAACTGTTGGAAGAACTGAAGAACAGAATTTTGGAAGAACGACGACGCATCGTTATTGTCAGGCAACCTGTACGCAAGATTATTTTACCCAAATATGttgaaaaaaccaaatatGTGATCCTTCCTAACACGATTGAGTCTAACCAACAGCAAAAGCAAGAGCAGACACAGATCAATACCCAAGGCGGAGGACAGAATCAGAAACAAATCCAAACGCAGACCCAGACTAATAGTAAAATTCGCAATGGCCAAGGTAATATAATCATTCTGAATCCAGAAACAGCGAGAAGGCCGAACATTGTGGTTATCAATCCAAGTGGCGGCTCTAACTTGGCCCATCAACACCAGGAACAGACGCAGATAAACAGCCAAGGTTCCAGCTTGGCAgaccagcaccagcaacaaAGACAGACGCAGACACAGTTAAACAGCCAAGGTTCTAACTTGGCACTCCAGCACCAAAGACAGACGCAGTCACAGTTAAACAGCCAAGGCGGCGGATTACAGCATCAGAAACAAACCCAATCGCAAACGCAGTCCAACCTACAAGCCGAGTCGCAGTATCAGGCACAGTCACAAGCCCAGGAAGAGTCCCAGTCGCAGTCCCAGACCCAAACACAGTCTAATATGCAACATGATATTAAGGGTATTTATAGTCCCATGCCTTTACACCAGAAGCAGTTACAGTCGCAATCCCAATCTCAATCGGAGGCTCAATCTGGATCACAAGCTCAATCGCAAGCACAATCACAAAAAGCTTTAAATGATCAAGATGAAATAATTGATCTATCCATGTATCGATCTTTAAATCCAAAACAATTACAACTCCAAAATCAATCGCAACACCAAAAACAAAGGGAGGCCTTGGTACCAAAAGAGCGAGGTCGTGGCCCGATGTTAACTTTGCAGGACGACATTTCAGCCGATTCTAAATTGAACACG GTGGGACTAATTACCAAGTACGGTTACCCCTCGGAGACCCACTACTTCAACACACCGGATGGTTATACGCTCTGTTTGCATCGCATACCCCGCAAAGGAGGCAAGGCGGTCCTCCTTGTCCATGGCGTGATGTCCAGTTCAGCGTCCTGGGTGCAATTCGGACCGGCCAACGGCCTGGCCTACATTCTCCACCGGAAGGGCTATGATGTTTGGATGCTCAATACCCGAGGCAACATCTACTCCAGAAAGCACGTGGACGGTCGCCTGCCGCCGCGGAAGTACTGGGACTTCTCCTTCCACGAGATCGGAAAGTACGATCTGCCCTCCACCATTGACTTTATCCAGATGAAGACCAGTGTGCCCGAAGTTAACTATATTGGCCACTCCCAAGGGTCAACTGCATTCTTCGTAATGTGCAGTGAACATCCCAGATATGCCTCGAAAGTTCAGCTCATGCAGGCCCTTTCGCCGACGGTTTACATGCGGGATAATCGCAGTCCGGTACTCAAGTTTTTGGGCATGTTCAAGGGTAAATTTTCG aTGTTGCTTAACCTCTTGGGTGGCTATGAGATCTCTGCAAAAAATAGACTCATCCGACAATTCAAAAACCACATCTGTTCCCAATCGGAAGTTGGCAGTAGCATATGCGGTATATTTGACTTTGTTCTCTGCGGCTTTGACTGGAAGGGCTTTAACAAG ACCCTAACTCCAATTGTGGCTGCCCATGCCTCCCAAGGAGCCTCAGCCAAACAGATATACCACTACGCCCAGCTCCAGGATGACCTGCACTTCCACCGTTTCGACCATGGAGAAGTATTGAACAAGCTGCGCTATGCTTCACGGGAGCCACCGGCCTACAATCTCTCCCAGGTGCTAAGCAAAGTTGTTATTCATCATGGAGATGGTGACTGGCTGGGAGCCGACTCGGATGTGGCCCACCTGAAGTTACAACTTCCCAATCTGATCGAGAGTCGGAAAGTGGACTATGATGGATTCTCTCACTTCGATTTTACGCTTTCAAAGGATGTGCGTCCATTGGTCTACGAACATGTCCTGCGTCATCTCCAGAACGCCCACGTGCATGATGACTGGGAGTATTTTAGATAG
- the LOC108126988 gene encoding accessory gland protein Acp36DE isoform X2, translated as MLTDFYKALCALVFLSAVVSGVVLDPRPLGPDIGFNPGFGPLGPLTPGGFIRGSQLVDYYKEPQYTILNDQSQSQTQTQSQSQNQLLNKKDYLLDQPIYYDVLPRSQAQQQSQSQSQSQALAQAEAEENSLNQIQSQTQSQAQEQYLQDLQALSQSQSQSQSQSQSQSQSQSQAQAQAQAQAQAQAQAQAQAQAQAQAQAQAQASLLNQIQSQSQSQSQSQSQTQTQTQQNILRQILGQYQSQQQIQFIRDLIQHSELEKETQLKLQEQYLIELQVQIQEQTYRQSVLWAKALAFAQYIRKLKIQAQAEAQAHASAQARAELKVTTLDRAKTREKVRADAAAAALARHQALAQSRAQSQGYIYAEAFAQLQALRQARSLAIDRFFRLSRTEVRAQATALALQKTLAKARAELQVKLLEELKNRILEERRRIVIVRQPVRKIILPKYVEKTKYVILPNTIESNQQQKQEQTQINTQGGGQNQKQIQTQTQTNSKIRNGQGNIIILNPETARRPNIVVINPSGGSNLAHQHQEQTQINSQGSSLADQHQQQRQTQTQLNSQGSNLALQHQRQTQSQLNSQGGGLQHQKQTQSQTQSNLQAESQYQAQSQAQEESQSQSQTQTQSNMQHDIKGIYSPMPLHQKQLQSQSQSQSEAQSGSQAQSQAQSQKALNDQDEIIDLSMYRSLNPKQLQLQNQSQHQKQREALVPKERGRGPMLTLQDDISADSKLNTHG; from the exons ATGCTGACTGATTTCTACAAGGCGCTTTGTGCGCTAGTTTTCCTAAGTGCAGTCGTTTCTGGTGTTGTATTAGATCCAAGACCACTTGGACCAGATATAGGATTTAATCCAGGATTTGGACCACTTGGACCATTAACACCAGGAGGATTTATTAGAGGTAGTCAATTAG ttGATTATTATAAGGAGCCGCAATATACAATATTGAACGATCAATCCCAGTCGCAAACTCAAACCCAATCACAATCTCAAAATCAATTGTTAAATAAAAAGGATTATCTACTGGATCAACCTATTTATTACGATGTTCTACCGCGGTCACAAGCACAGCAACAAAGTCAATCTCAATCTCAATCTCAAGCTCTGGCTCAGGCTGAAGCTGAAGAAAATTCTCTTAATCAAATCCAAAGCCAGACTCAATCACAAGCCCAGGAGCAATATCTCCAAGATCTTCAAGCGCTTtctcagtctcagtctcaATCTCAATCTCAATCACAGTCTCAATCACAGTCACAGTCACAAGCTCAAGCCCAAGCACAAGCCCAGGCTCAAGCACAAGCCCAAGCCCAAGCTCAGGCTCAAGCCCAAGCTCAAGCACAAGCTCAGGCTCAAGCCAGTTTATTGAATCAAATTCAAAGCCAGTCTcaatcgcaatcgcaatcACAGTCGcagacacagacacagacacaACAAAATATTCTAAGACAAATCCTAGGCCAGTACCAATCGCAACAACAGATCCAATTTATACGAGATCTTATACAGCATTCCGAACTAGAGAAAGAAACCCAATTAAAATTGCAGGAGCAATATCTAATAGAACTGCAAGTGCAGATACAGGAACAAACTTACAGACAGAGTGTGTTATGGGCTAAGGCGCTGGCCTTTGCTCAATATATAAGGAAGCTAAAGATCCAGGCTCAAGCTGAAGCCCAGGCTCATGCGTCGGCCCAAGCTAGAGCTGAACTTAAGGTTACTACTCTGGATCGGGCAAAAACTAGGGAAAAGGTTAGGGCTGAcgctgcagctgcagctcTGGCAAGGCATCAAGCCCTGGCACAATCTCGGGCCCAATCTCAAGGTTATATTTATGCGGAAGCATTTGCTCAGCTACAAGCTCTTAGGCAGGCACGATCTCTAGCTATAGACCGATTCTTCAGACTATCCCGAACGGAAGTAAGAGCTCAAGCCACCGCCCTAGCCCTACAGAAAACTCTTGCCAAAGCAAGAGCTGAATTGCAGGTTAAACTGTTGGAAGAACTGAAGAACAGAATTTTGGAAGAACGACGACGCATCGTTATTGTCAGGCAACCTGTACGCAAGATTATTTTACCCAAATATGttgaaaaaaccaaatatGTGATCCTTCCTAACACGATTGAGTCTAACCAACAGCAAAAGCAAGAGCAGACACAGATCAATACCCAAGGCGGAGGACAGAATCAGAAACAAATCCAAACGCAGACCCAGACTAATAGTAAAATTCGCAATGGCCAAGGTAATATAATCATTCTGAATCCAGAAACAGCGAGAAGGCCGAACATTGTGGTTATCAATCCAAGTGGCGGCTCTAACTTGGCCCATCAACACCAGGAACAGACGCAGATAAACAGCCAAGGTTCCAGCTTGGCAgaccagcaccagcaacaaAGACAGACGCAGACACAGTTAAACAGCCAAGGTTCTAACTTGGCACTCCAGCACCAAAGACAGACGCAGTCACAGTTAAACAGCCAAGGCGGCGGATTACAGCATCAGAAACAAACCCAATCGCAAACGCAGTCCAACCTACAAGCCGAGTCGCAGTATCAGGCACAGTCACAAGCCCAGGAAGAGTCCCAGTCGCAGTCCCAGACCCAAACACAGTCTAATATGCAACATGATATTAAGGGTATTTATAGTCCCATGCCTTTACACCAGAAGCAGTTACAGTCGCAATCCCAATCTCAATCGGAGGCTCAATCTGGATCACAAGCTCAATCGCAAGCACAATCACAAAAAGCTTTAAATGATCAAGATGAAATAATTGATCTATCCATGTATCGATCTTTAAATCCAAAACAATTACAACTCCAAAATCAATCGCAACACCAAAAACAAAGGGAGGCCTTGGTACCAAAAGAGCGAGGTCGTGGCCCGATGTTAACTTTGCAGGACGACATTTCAGCCGATTCTAAATTGAACACG CATGGATGA